Proteins co-encoded in one Oreochromis aureus strain Israel breed Guangdong linkage group 3, ZZ_aureus, whole genome shotgun sequence genomic window:
- the cnga1b gene encoding cyclic nucleotide-gated channel rod photoreceptor subunit alpha: MAKVGPLLPHQVSRLTPPSIVLQDMDEEPGEVSAQDRATQKAGPGFLFNVNNSNNNEEDEEKKKKKKEKKEKKEKKEKKEKEKKEKKEKKEKKQKEKEEKEKEKEKEKEKEKEKEKEKEKEKEKEKEKEKEKEKAKEAPPKEITVIDPAGNMYYYWLGVITIPVMYNWTLIIARACFEELQTDYLIFWFLLDFLADLVYLGDMVFRTRTGYLEQGLLVKDELKLRERYMKSFQFKLDLVSMIPTDVFYFAFGVTYPEIRLNKLFRFNRMMEFFQRTETRTNYPNALRISNLVMYILIIIHWNACLYYSFSKAIGFGSDRFVYPDPTDPEFGRLVRKYAYSMYWSTLTLTTIGETPPPVENSEYFFVVTDFLVGVLIFATIVGNVGSMITNMNAARADFQARIDAIKQYMSFRKVTKDLEKRVIKWFDFLWTNKKAVDEREVLKYLPDKLRAEIAINVHLDTLKKVRIFADCEAGLLVELVLKLQPQVYSPGDYICKKGDIGREMYIIKEGKLAVVADDGVTQFVVLSDGSYFGEISILAIKGSKAGNRRTANIRSIGYSDLFCLSKDDLMEALTEYPDAKALLEEKGRQILMKDGLLDLEVAAQGPDPKEIEEKVDRMTSNLDSLQTRYARLLAEHEATHSKLKHRVTRLEKKLVPPQADPSGEAPPPTPEIEATK; the protein is encoded by the exons ATGGCTAAGGTAGGGCCGTTACTCCCACACCAAGTCTCCAGATTAACTCCACCCTCCATAGTTCTACAAGATATGGACGAGGAGCCAGGTGAAGTCAGTGCGCAGGACAG aGCCACCCAAAAAGCTGGACCGGGGTTTCTCTTCAACGTcaataacagcaacaacaatgaAGAAga cgaggagaagaagaaaaagaagaaggagaagaaagaaaagaaagagaaaaaagagaaaaagga gaaagaaaaaaaggagaaaaaagagaagaaggagaaaaagcagaaagagaaagaagaaaaggagaaggagaaagaaaaggagaaggagaaagaaaaggaaaaggagaaagaaaaggagaaggagaaagaaaaggaaaaggagaaagaaaaggagaaggagaaagCCAAGGAGGCCCC TCCCAAGGAGATCACAGTGATTGATCCTGCAGGAAACATGTACTACTACTGGCTGGGTGTGATCACTATCCCTGTCATGTACAACTGGACCCTGATTATAGCCAG GGCATGTTTCGAGGAGTTGCAGACTGACTACTTGATCTTTTGGTTCCTCCTGGACTTCTTGGCAGATCTCGTCTACCTTGGTGACATGGTCTTCAGAACTAGGACCG GTTACCTGGAACAGGGTTTGCTGGTGAAGGACGAGCTGAAGTTACGTGAACGGTACATGAAAAGCTTTCAGTTCAAACTGGACCTGGTGTCCATGATTCCCACTGATGTGTTCTACTTTGCCTTTGGAGTCACCTACCCCGAGATCCGCCTCAACAAACTCTTCAGGTTTAACAG GATGATGGAGTTCTTCCAGCGCACAGAAACCAGGACAAACTACCCCAACGCTCTGCGTATCTCCAACCTCGTcatgtacatcctcatcatcatccactggaaTGCCTGTCTTTACTACTCTTTTTCCAAAGCCATCG GTTTCGGTTCTGACAGGTTTGTGTATCCTGACCCGACCGATCCAGAGTTTGGTCGTCTGGTGAGGAAGTATGCCTACAGTATGTACTGGTCCACGTTAACACTCACCACCATTGGAGAAACACCACCGCCTGTAGAGAACTCTGAGTACTTCTTCGTCGTCACAGACTTTCTG GTGGGTGTGTTGATTTTTGCTACCATCGTCGGTAACGTTGGCTCCATGATCACCAACATGAACGCTGCCAGAGCTGACTTTCAGGCTCGCATTGATGCCATCAAACAGTACATGAGTTTCCGAAAG GTAACAAAAGACCTGGAGAAGCGAGTGATCAAGTGGTTTGACTTCCTGTGGACCAATAAGAAAGCAGTAGATGAGAGGGAAGTGTTGAAATACCTCCCTGACAAACTGAGAGCTGAGATCGCCATCAACGTCCACCTGGACACACTGAAGAAG GTCCGTATCTTTGCGGATTGCGAGGCTGGTCTGTTGGTGGAACTGGTGCTAAAACTACAGCCTCAGGTCTACAGTCCTGGAGACTACATCTGTAAGAAGGGTGATATTGGCAGAGAGATGTACATCATCAAGGAGGGAAAACTGGCTGTCGTTGCTGACGATGGTGTCACGCAGTTTGTTGTTCTCAGCGATGGAAGCTACTTTGGCGAGATCAGCATTCTTGCTATCAAAG GCAGTAAGGCAGGAAACAGGAGGACAGCTAATATCAGAAGCATCGGTTACTCCGACCTGTTCTGTCTTTCCAAAGACGACCTGATGGAAGCCCTGACAGAATATCCTGATGCCAAAGCTCTGCTTGAGGAGAAAGGAAGGCAGATTCTAATGAAGGATGGGCTGCTGGACCTTGAA GTGGCAGCGCAGGGCCCAGACCCCAAAGAGATCGAGGAGAAGGTGGACCGGATGACGAGCAACCTGGACTCCCTGCAGACCCGTTACGCCCGGCTGCTGGCCGAGCACGAAGCCACTCACAGCAAGCTCAAACACAGAGTCACCCGGCTGGAGAAGAAGTTGGTGCCCCCACAAGCTGATCCGTCAGGTGAAGCTCCACCCCCAACACCTGAGATAGAGGCAACCAAATAA